TAACAGAATTCTTCGGCTGGAGAAGTATATTTTACTTCAATTTCATACTCGGCGTTTTGATATTTATTGCAAGTCTAAAATATCTTCATATTGATGAGAAGAAAGATAAAAACACAAAATTCGATCTTTTGGGATCAGTCTTTTACGCCGGCTTCATACTCTGCCTGATGCTTGGATTTCAGGAAATCCAGGAAAGTTTCGGACTTTTGCTCTTCGCACTTGCGGTTATATTCCTGATTGTCTTTCTCGGATGGGAAAAGATGTCTCCAAATCCTGTCTTTGAAATATCACTTATCACAAAAAACAGGGTTTTTGCACTCTCAAACCTCGCCGCACTCATCAATTACAGTGCAACGTATGCAATCGGATTTTTGTTAAGCATCTATTTACAGACAATAAGGGGCTTTGATCCTTTTACCGCAGGGCTGATTCTTATCGCCCAGCCACTTCTTCAGACAGTATTTTCGCCCGTCACAGGCAGGCTTTCTGACAAATACAACTCATCCTACATCGCAACTTTAGGCATGGGATTTATATCAGCAGGTCTTTTGCTTTTCGCAGGACTTAATGTTGAATCATCAATTTATATGATAATCGGAAATCTTTGCTTCTTAGGATTTGGTTTTGCACTCTTTTCATCGCCAAACACACATGTTGTGATGAACAGCGTTGATGAAAGAAGATACGGTGTTGCATCAGGAATTTTGGGAACGATGAGACTTTGCGGAATGATGGCTTCAATGGGAATTTCCATGCTTGCATTTTCACTTACAATCGGAAGAGAGGCGCTTTCAGAGGCAGAATTAAGCGGAATTATGTCAGGAATAAACATCGCATTCGCAATATTTTTAGTTCTCTGCATAATAGGAACATTCGCATCATTGGTCAGGAAGAAAAACAAAAAGAAAACCGAAGAAATAAGTTTTTAATAAATTCTAAATACTCCATTTACCATGAAAATCAAATTATGATTTTCATGCAAGTTACTAAGTAACTTAGATAGCAAATCCTTAATTATGAAAGGTTTATTTTGTGAAACGAAAATATTCCTGATATTAAGAATATGAGGAGTGTTTTTGGTGAAGACCATTATCTACTATTTTACCGGCACAGGAAATTCTCTTTCAGCCGCCAAAAAAATTGCCGGAATAATAAAAGACTGTGAACTTGTACCGGTTGCGTCACAAAAAGACACTCCGGATATAATTCCGGATGCACAAAGAGTTGGAATCATATTTCCGGTTTACTTTGCCGGCCTTCCTGTGATGGTTGCAGAGTTTTCAGACCGTCTTAACCTTCAGAATGCAGAATACACCTTTGGACTGGCAACCCTTGGAGGAACAGGCGGCAAATCAGCTCTTCGTCAGCTTGACAAAATTTTGCAGGGAAAAAATACAAAAGGTCTTGATGCAGGTTTTACTGTTTTAATGCCGTCCAACTACATCCTCATGTATAATCCTCCGGCAGAAGAGAAACAAAAAGAGATCCTAACAAAAGCTGATGAGGAAATTAGTAATATTGCAGAAAAAATTGCCGGTTTAGAGAAGAAAAAAATCCCCCTGCCAGTCCTTGACAGTATTTTACATCTTGCAGCATACAGGCGGTTTGCATCAAATGTCCACAAAGCCGATGAAAAATTCTCCGTCAGCAACAACTGCACATCCTGTGGAATATGTGCGGAAATATGCCCTGCAAAAAACATAGAAATAATAGATAGTAAACCCGTCTGGAAGCACCACTGCGAGATGTGCTGTGCCTGTATCCACATCTGCCCTGCAGGCGCAATTGAGGCAGGCCCTAAAACTTCAATTCGAAACCACTACAAAAATCCGTCTGTTGAGATTTCTGAACTTAAAAATAACGATATTTAAATAAAACCGGACTTTACAGGATAAAATACAAAATGGAAATAGAATAAAAGATAGAATAGAATATCGAATAAAACTGTAAAAAGGAACCCTGAAATTTTCAGGTTTAATTTTCAGGTTTAATTGATTTTAAGCTGAGTTTTCAAACAGAAAACAGAATAGATAGATATAAGTCGGGACAGTCCAAGCATTTAATGTTTAGGGGGGACTAAAATTTGCTTATAAAGAACCAGCCAATTTATAACAGCGGTGATAAACCGGGAAAAGGAAGATACAGATGTATGAAGGACAGAAACAGAATCAGGCTCGAAAGGGACTCTGATATCTTGCCAAAGTGCCCTATATGCGATTCACGCAGATGGGAAAAGATAGTCTGATTTTAATTTCCTTTTTCCTAAAAACACCAGGTTTCCGCTCAGTGCATAAATAGATTCTGCTCTTAAAACTGCCGTTTACTCTGATAACTATAGCCCCGGTTAGAAAATCAATCTTCTGAATTCAATTTTATTTTACCGGAACATTCCATAAAACCCTGACATTTAGAAATAGTTATGAGATTTTACGCAAGTATTGATAATATATGAAAAATAAAATCAGGTTCTCAGGGCGGTCTCGTTTTTCACTGGCGATTATTGCCATAATGCTGTCGATAATTTTGGTAACAGGATTATCGCTTGCCGGAAGTTATGCAAATGATAAAGATGCGCCTGCAAAATCCGGAGATCAGGTAAGCGTGTATTACTCCCTCTCTTTTCCCGGAGGTCCTATATTTGAATCGAATATAAACAAAACACCGCTGAACTTCACACTTGGAAGCAAAGCTATGATCTCCGGATTCGACAGAGCAATACACGGAATGACTCCCGGAGAGACAAAAACAGTCAT
The genomic region above belongs to Methanomicrobium antiquum and contains:
- a CDS encoding MFS transporter, encoding MDSRQKAILLITSLGSFLTPFMGSSINIAIPQIGTEFFSDAILLSWVATSYLLASAILVVPMGRLADMRGRTKIFLAGVALYTACSLLSAMVPSVEYLIACRVFQGIGGAMIFSTAVAIITSAMPPNLRGTALGINVSVVYAGLTLGPFIGGLITEFFGWRSIFYFNFILGVLIFIASLKYLHIDEKKDKNTKFDLLGSVFYAGFILCLMLGFQEIQESFGLLLFALAVIFLIVFLGWEKMSPNPVFEISLITKNRVFALSNLAALINYSATYAIGFLLSIYLQTIRGFDPFTAGLILIAQPLLQTVFSPVTGRLSDKYNSSYIATLGMGFISAGLLLFAGLNVESSIYMIIGNLCFLGFGFALFSSPNTHVVMNSVDERRYGVASGILGTMRLCGMMASMGISMLAFSLTIGREALSEAELSGIMSGINIAFAIFLVLCIIGTFASLVRKKNKKKTEEISF
- a CDS encoding EFR1 family ferrodoxin (N-terminal region resembles flavodoxins. C-terminal ferrodoxin region binds two 4Fe-4S clusters.) translates to MKTIIYYFTGTGNSLSAAKKIAGIIKDCELVPVASQKDTPDIIPDAQRVGIIFPVYFAGLPVMVAEFSDRLNLQNAEYTFGLATLGGTGGKSALRQLDKILQGKNTKGLDAGFTVLMPSNYILMYNPPAEEKQKEILTKADEEISNIAEKIAGLEKKKIPLPVLDSILHLAAYRRFASNVHKADEKFSVSNNCTSCGICAEICPAKNIEIIDSKPVWKHHCEMCCACIHICPAGAIEAGPKTSIRNHYKNPSVEISELKNNDI
- a CDS encoding FKBP-type peptidyl-prolyl cis-trans isomerase, whose protein sequence is MKNKIRFSGRSRFSLAIIAIMLSIILVTGLSLAGSYANDKDAPAKSGDQVSVYYSLSFPGGPIFESNINKTPLNFTLGSKAMISGFDRAIHGMTPGETKTVILTPDEAYGEKNESLVKTIPLNEAIDLIHSMDKENITISLIPGYSCPIIEYLLPEGKYVRYLFTNVTEDSITVDMNKPLVEKELQFTITLDSVIKRAE